A genomic region of Pseudomonas migulae contains the following coding sequences:
- a CDS encoding triphosphoribosyl-dephospho-CoA synthase, with product MHAFNLQPKTLTLAERLADLTVDALIDEADLSPKPALVDRRGNGAHTDLHLGLMHASALSLWPAFKEMAEAAIEFGEVGLPLREAVGRIGREGEQAMLTTTGGVNTHRGAIWALGLLVTACALEPESTAAGAIALRAASLALLEDRYAPRPLSHGAQVAQRYGVRGAREEAQLGFPSVLQRALPQLKRSRAVGHGEQNARLDALLAIMTNLADTCVLYRAGEQGLHTMQLGAQAVLDAGGSASLAGRRRLHELDEQLIALNASPGGAADLLAACLFIDRIESGAF from the coding sequence ATGCACGCCTTCAACCTGCAACCGAAAACGTTAACCCTGGCCGAACGGCTGGCGGACCTGACGGTGGACGCGCTGATCGACGAAGCGGACCTGTCGCCGAAACCGGCGCTGGTCGATCGTCGTGGCAACGGCGCGCACACTGATTTGCACCTTGGGCTGATGCACGCTTCGGCGTTGTCGTTGTGGCCGGCGTTCAAGGAAATGGCAGAAGCGGCCATTGAGTTTGGCGAAGTGGGTTTGCCGCTGCGCGAAGCCGTCGGGCGTATTGGTCGGGAAGGGGAGCAAGCGATGCTCACCACGACTGGCGGCGTGAACACCCATCGTGGGGCGATCTGGGCCTTGGGGCTTTTGGTCACTGCCTGCGCGCTTGAACCTGAATCTACTGCAGCAGGCGCCATCGCTTTGCGAGCTGCAAGCCTCGCGTTACTTGAAGACCGATACGCGCCACGTCCACTCAGCCACGGCGCCCAGGTCGCCCAACGCTACGGCGTGCGGGGTGCCCGCGAAGAAGCTCAACTGGGCTTTCCATCGGTGTTGCAACGGGCGCTGCCACAACTCAAACGCAGCCGTGCCGTTGGCCATGGAGAGCAGAACGCCCGGCTCGATGCCTTGCTGGCGATCATGACCAATCTGGCCGACACCTGCGTGCTGTACCGCGCTGGCGAACAGGGCCTGCACACCATGCAACTCGGTGCCCAGGCCGTACTCGATGCCGGCGGCAGTGCCAGCCTCGCCGGTCGCCGTCGTCTGCACGAATTGGACGAACAATTAATCGCATTGAATGCGTCGCCCGGTGGTGCAGCGGATTTACTCGCCGCCTGCCTGTTTATCGACCGCATCGAGTCCGGAGCTTTCTGA
- the mdcA gene encoding malonate decarboxylase subunit alpha encodes MTTTISPDSRWTRRRSEKQRRLELVKGLADGVVLPTDNIVAALEALILPGDRVVLEGNNQKQADFLSRSLAKADPAKLHDLHMIMPSVGRSEHLDLFERGIARKLDFSFAGTQSLRISQLLEDGLLEIGAIHTYIELYARLVVDLIPNVVLSAGFMADRAGNIYTGASTEDTPALIEPAAFSDGIVIVQVNQLVDDVTDLPRVDIPASWVDFVVVADKPFYIEPLFTRDPRHIKPVHVLMAMMAIRGIYEKHNVQSLNHGIGFNTAAIELILPTYGESLGLKGKICRNWTLNPHPTLIPAIESGWVESVHCFGTELGMENYIAARPDVFFTGRDGSLRSNRMFSQLAGQYAVDLFIGATLQVDGDGHSSTVTRGRLAGFGGAPNMGHDPRGRRHGTPAWLDMRHTDVPEPMLERGKKLVVQMVETFQEGGKPTFVETLDAIEVAKKSGMPLAPIMIYGDDVTHLLTEEGIAYLYKARSLEERQAMIAAVAGVTVIGLRHNPKDTARMRREGLIALPEDLGIRRTDATRELLAAKSVADLVEWSGGLYNPPAKFRSW; translated from the coding sequence ATGACAACAACAATATCCCCCGACTCGCGATGGACGCGGCGGCGCAGCGAAAAGCAGCGGCGTCTCGAGTTGGTCAAAGGCCTTGCCGACGGTGTGGTCCTGCCCACCGACAACATTGTCGCGGCGCTCGAAGCCTTGATCCTGCCCGGCGACCGTGTGGTGCTGGAGGGCAATAACCAGAAACAGGCGGATTTCCTTTCCCGCTCACTGGCAAAAGCCGATCCGGCAAAGCTGCATGACTTGCACATGATCATGCCCAGCGTCGGACGCTCCGAACACCTGGACCTGTTTGAACGCGGCATCGCCCGCAAGCTCGACTTTTCCTTCGCCGGCACCCAAAGCCTGCGCATCAGCCAATTGCTTGAAGACGGCCTGCTGGAAATCGGCGCGATCCACACCTACATCGAGCTCTATGCGCGACTGGTGGTGGACCTGATTCCCAACGTCGTGCTCTCGGCTGGTTTCATGGCCGACCGCGCCGGCAATATCTACACCGGCGCCAGCACGGAAGACACGCCGGCGCTGATCGAACCGGCGGCTTTCAGCGACGGCATTGTCATCGTTCAGGTCAACCAACTGGTGGACGACGTTACTGACCTGCCACGCGTCGACATCCCCGCCTCCTGGGTCGATTTCGTTGTAGTGGCGGACAAGCCGTTCTACATCGAACCGCTGTTCACCCGCGACCCACGCCACATCAAGCCTGTGCACGTGCTGATGGCGATGATGGCGATCCGCGGGATCTACGAAAAACACAACGTCCAGTCGCTGAACCACGGCATCGGTTTCAACACCGCGGCCATCGAACTGATCCTGCCGACCTACGGCGAATCCCTCGGTCTCAAAGGCAAGATCTGCCGCAACTGGACGCTCAACCCGCACCCGACTTTGATCCCGGCCATCGAAAGCGGCTGGGTCGAAAGCGTGCATTGCTTCGGCACCGAACTGGGCATGGAAAACTACATCGCCGCGCGGCCGGACGTGTTCTTCACCGGGCGCGACGGCTCGCTGCGCTCCAACCGAATGTTCAGCCAACTGGCCGGGCAATACGCGGTCGACCTGTTCATCGGTGCGACCCTGCAAGTCGATGGCGACGGCCATTCCTCCACCGTGACCCGCGGGCGCCTGGCCGGTTTCGGTGGCGCGCCGAACATGGGCCACGACCCGCGCGGTCGTCGCCACGGCACCCCGGCCTGGCTCGACATGCGCCACACCGACGTGCCCGAGCCAATGCTGGAACGCGGCAAAAAACTCGTGGTGCAAATGGTCGAGACTTTCCAGGAGGGCGGCAAACCGACCTTCGTCGAAACCCTCGACGCGATTGAAGTGGCGAAGAAAAGCGGCATGCCGCTGGCGCCGATCATGATCTACGGCGACGACGTCACCCACCTGCTGACTGAAGAAGGCATCGCCTACCTGTACAAGGCGCGTTCGCTGGAAGAACGCCAGGCGATGATCGCCGCCGTCGCCGGCGTGACCGTGATCGGCCTGCGCCACAACCCGAAAGACACCGCGCGCATGCGTCGCGAAGGGTTGATCGCCTTGCCCGAAGACCTCGGCATTCGTCGCACCGACGCCACCCGCGAATTGCTCGCCGCCAAAAGCGTGGCGGATCTGGTCGAGTGGTCCGGTGGCCTCTACAACCCGCCCGCCAAATTCAGGAGCTGGTAA
- the mdcH gene encoding malonate decarboxylase subunit epsilon has protein sequence MSSLLVFPGQGAQQPGMLHRLPGETVNEASDVLGEDALLLDSAEALKSTRAVQLCLLIAGVAASRQLSMAPDYVAGLSIGAYPAAVVAGALSFSDALHLVSLRGELMQQAYPQGYGMTAIIGLDLSTVESLLAQVHSVDTPVYLANINADNQVVIAGSDGAMKAVAELAKGRGAGLAKRLAVSVPSHCPLLDAPAKTLADAFARVPLKTPTLGYLSGSRARPVINAEALRDDLAFNMCRVVDWRGTVQSAYERGVRLQIELPPGAVLTGLARRVFEQGTVIAFDGARLDTLQALLREEGSRQP, from the coding sequence TTGAGCAGTCTGCTGGTGTTCCCAGGGCAAGGCGCGCAGCAGCCGGGCATGCTCCATCGTTTGCCTGGCGAAACGGTGAACGAGGCGAGTGACGTGCTCGGTGAAGACGCGTTGTTGCTGGATTCTGCCGAAGCGTTGAAGTCGACACGGGCGGTTCAGCTTTGCCTGTTGATCGCCGGTGTCGCCGCGTCGCGCCAGCTATCCATGGCGCCGGATTACGTAGCGGGATTGTCCATCGGCGCCTATCCGGCGGCAGTGGTAGCGGGTGCGTTGAGTTTCAGCGATGCGCTGCATCTGGTCAGCCTGCGCGGTGAGCTGATGCAGCAGGCTTATCCACAGGGCTACGGCATGACCGCGATCATCGGTCTCGATTTGTCGACAGTGGAAAGCTTGCTGGCACAGGTTCACAGCGTCGATACGCCGGTTTACCTGGCCAACATCAATGCCGATAACCAGGTGGTGATTGCCGGCAGCGACGGCGCGATGAAAGCCGTCGCCGAGTTGGCGAAAGGTCGCGGTGCAGGCCTGGCCAAGCGACTCGCCGTCAGTGTGCCGTCGCACTGTCCGCTGCTGGATGCGCCGGCTAAAACCCTGGCCGATGCATTCGCCAGGGTGCCGCTGAAAACGCCGACCCTGGGTTACCTCAGCGGCAGTCGCGCCCGGCCAGTCATCAATGCCGAAGCCTTGCGCGACGACCTCGCCTTCAACATGTGCCGCGTCGTCGATTGGCGCGGCACCGTGCAAAGCGCCTACGAGCGCGGCGTACGTCTACAGATCGAACTGCCGCCCGGTGCGGTGCTGACCGGGCTGGCGCGCCGGGTGTTCGAGCAGGGCACCGTGATTGCCTTCGACGGGGCGCGGCTCGATACCTTGCAGGCGCTGTTGCGTGAGGAGGGAAGCCGCCAACCCTAG
- the mdcE gene encoding biotin-independent malonate decarboxylase subunit gamma — translation MSSYSLRGLSWFNALSAGGKTVEGLPASLKVADGVLGDQPVRFIAVVADPDNRFVRARNGEVGLLEGWGLAKAVDEVITADVGKPRKRALIAIIDVPSQAYGRREEALGIHQALAGAADSYARARLAGHAVIGLLVGKAMSGAFLAHGYQANRLIALRDPGVMVHAMGKASAARVTLRSVEELEALAASVPPMAYDIDSYASLGLLWETLSVEQIEQPTAADLTRVTECLNQAIGDVAASGRDLSSRLGASNRAASSKVRQLLREQW, via the coding sequence ATGAGTTCGTATTCCCTGAGAGGTTTGAGCTGGTTCAACGCCTTGAGTGCGGGCGGAAAAACGGTCGAAGGTTTGCCCGCTTCATTGAAGGTGGCCGACGGCGTATTGGGTGATCAGCCTGTCCGGTTTATTGCGGTGGTGGCTGATCCGGACAACCGGTTTGTCCGCGCTCGCAACGGTGAAGTCGGTTTGCTGGAAGGCTGGGGCCTGGCCAAGGCTGTGGATGAGGTCATCACGGCCGACGTTGGTAAACCGCGCAAGCGCGCCTTGATCGCGATCATTGATGTGCCGAGTCAGGCCTATGGTCGGCGCGAAGAAGCACTTGGTATTCATCAGGCTTTGGCGGGTGCGGCGGACAGTTACGCTCGCGCCCGACTGGCCGGCCACGCCGTGATTGGTTTGCTGGTGGGCAAGGCGATGTCCGGGGCATTCCTGGCCCATGGTTATCAGGCCAATCGGCTGATCGCGCTGCGTGATCCCGGTGTCATGGTGCATGCGATGGGCAAGGCTTCGGCGGCGCGGGTGACCTTGCGCAGCGTCGAAGAGCTGGAAGCGCTGGCCGCCAGTGTGCCGCCGATGGCGTATGACATCGACAGTTATGCGAGCCTTGGATTGCTTTGGGAAACCTTGTCGGTTGAGCAGATCGAGCAGCCGACGGCCGCCGATCTGACGCGGGTCACTGAATGCCTGAACCAGGCGATTGGCGATGTTGCCGCAAGCGGGCGTGACCTGAGCAGCCGCTTGGGTGCGAGCAATCGCGCGGCATCCAGCAAGGTTCGCCAACTGCTGAGAGAACAGTGGTGA
- a CDS encoding chemotaxis protein CheW gives MLEHRTSNLTGLLLPLADRNLILPNVAVAELIDYQPSAFDLDTPPWYLGRVTWRDRQIPLLSFESACGQKIVIGERARIVILNALGGRPELKFIALLVQGIPRSYKLDSQLSYVDVPLCALEKAAVQVGDQVAKVPDLLALEELLVSAGLV, from the coding sequence ATGCTTGAACACCGCACCAGCAACCTTACCGGGCTGCTGCTGCCCTTGGCCGACCGTAATCTGATCTTGCCCAACGTCGCAGTTGCGGAGCTTATTGATTACCAACCCAGCGCCTTCGACCTCGACACGCCGCCGTGGTACCTGGGGCGGGTAACGTGGCGAGACCGGCAGATTCCGTTGCTGAGCTTCGAGTCGGCCTGTGGGCAGAAAATCGTCATCGGCGAACGGGCGCGGATTGTGATTCTCAATGCGCTGGGCGGGCGGCCGGAGCTGAAATTCATCGCGCTGCTGGTGCAGGGGATCCCTCGCTCTTACAAGCTTGATAGCCAGCTGAGCTATGTGGATGTGCCGTTGTGTGCGCTGGAAAAGGCCGCGGTGCAGGTGGGGGATCAAGTGGCGAAGGTGCCGGATTTGTTGGCGCTGGAGGAATTGTTGGTGAGTGCCGGGTTAGTCTGA
- a CDS encoding biotin-independent malonate decarboxylase subunit beta has product MTDLLQPYLQRRSFIELGARQRARVLLDADTFRELLDPFQRVMSPWLSRQGVVPQADDGVVIAKGSIGGLPVVIAAIEGAFQGGSLGEVGGAKIAGALELAAEDNRNGTPTRAVLLLETGGVRLQEANLGLAAIADIHAAIVDLRQYQPVVGVVAGSVGCFGGMSIAAGLCSYLLVTQEARLGLNGPQVIEQEAGLEEYDSRDRPFIWSLTGGEQRFASGLVDCFVADDVAQIQQQVSGLLQQGLPAQQRSRQADLFLQRLARLDAAPQIEPSVVRDLYRGERS; this is encoded by the coding sequence ATGACTGATCTCCTCCAGCCATACCTACAAAGACGCAGCTTCATCGAACTCGGCGCGCGGCAACGGGCGAGAGTCTTGCTCGATGCCGACACTTTCCGTGAACTGCTCGATCCGTTTCAACGGGTCATGTCGCCGTGGCTGTCGCGCCAGGGCGTGGTGCCGCAAGCCGATGACGGCGTGGTGATTGCCAAAGGCAGCATCGGCGGTTTGCCGGTGGTCATCGCGGCCATCGAAGGCGCGTTTCAGGGCGGCAGCCTCGGCGAAGTCGGCGGGGCAAAGATTGCCGGCGCACTGGAGCTGGCCGCTGAGGACAACCGCAACGGCACTCCGACCCGCGCCGTGTTGCTGCTGGAAACCGGCGGCGTGCGGTTGCAGGAAGCCAACCTCGGGCTGGCGGCGATTGCCGATATTCATGCGGCGATTGTCGATTTGCGCCAATACCAACCGGTGGTCGGTGTCGTCGCCGGAAGCGTGGGTTGCTTTGGCGGGATGTCGATTGCCGCCGGGTTATGCAGCTATTTGCTGGTGACCCAGGAAGCGCGCCTTGGCCTGAACGGCCCGCAAGTGATCGAACAGGAAGCCGGGCTTGAGGAATACGACTCCCGCGACCGTCCTTTCATCTGGAGCCTGACCGGTGGCGAGCAGCGTTTTGCCAGTGGCTTGGTGGACTGTTTTGTCGCTGACGACGTGGCACAGATTCAGCAGCAGGTCAGCGGGTTGCTGCAACAGGGCTTGCCGGCGCAACAACGCAGTCGTCAGGCCGATCTGTTCCTGCAACGGCTGGCCCGTCTGGACGCCGCGCCGCAAATTGAACCGTCAGTGGTTCGCGATCTGTATCGAGGAGAGCGCTCATGA
- the madL gene encoding malonate transporter subunit MadL, translated as MIIYGVALLAICTLAGVIMGDMLGVMLGVKSNVGGVGIAMILLICARLWMQKRGGMTKDCEMGVGFWGAMYIPVVVAMAAQQNVVTALHGGPVAVLAAIGSVVLCGCTIALISRTHKGEPLPDEPEEISPVATPVGGR; from the coding sequence ATGATTATTTATGGTGTGGCGCTGTTGGCGATCTGTACGCTGGCAGGGGTGATCATGGGTGACATGCTTGGCGTGATGCTGGGCGTCAAATCCAACGTTGGCGGTGTCGGGATCGCGATGATCCTGTTGATCTGCGCGCGGCTGTGGATGCAAAAGCGCGGCGGCATGACCAAGGATTGCGAGATGGGCGTCGGCTTCTGGGGCGCGATGTACATTCCGGTGGTGGTGGCGATGGCGGCGCAACAAAACGTCGTGACCGCGCTGCATGGCGGCCCGGTGGCGGTGCTCGCGGCGATCGGTTCAGTGGTCCTCTGCGGTTGCACCATTGCGCTGATCAGTCGGACTCACAAAGGCGAACCGTTGCCCGATGAACCCGAGGAAATAAGCCCCGTCGCCACTCCCGTAGGAGGTCGCTGA
- a CDS encoding DUF6124 family protein — protein sequence MFKPTPNPPETDTGSDASLEAEKLKEAADRAFPHYFPSLHERPAKRRKSKLFTVSPDIDTEALLTNASEDLLSISAIAAELADDVEGSCRSIALALSRMADGVQLLVERALDHHEVLQMKARPGV from the coding sequence ATGTTCAAACCAACTCCCAACCCGCCGGAAACCGACACCGGTTCCGATGCATCCCTCGAAGCCGAAAAACTCAAGGAAGCCGCCGACCGCGCCTTCCCCCACTACTTCCCGTCACTCCACGAACGACCGGCCAAGCGCCGTAAATCCAAGCTCTTCACCGTCTCCCCCGATATCGATACCGAAGCCCTTCTGACCAATGCCTCCGAAGACCTGCTGTCCATCAGCGCCATTGCTGCCGAACTGGCGGACGATGTGGAAGGCTCATGCCGCTCTATAGCTTTGGCCCTCAGCCGAATGGCCGATGGGGTGCAGTTGTTGGTGGAGCGGGCGCTGGATCACCATGAGGTGTTGCAGATGAAGGCTCGGCCCGGGGTTTAA
- a CDS encoding malonate decarboxylase subunit delta, translating into METLSFEFPAGQPPRGRTLVGCVGSGDLEVLIEPGQAGKLTIKVQTSVNGAEQRWQHLFSRMFDGQTPPAMAIDIHDFGATPGVVRLRLEQGFEEIGHD; encoded by the coding sequence ATGGAAACCTTATCCTTTGAATTCCCCGCCGGGCAGCCGCCACGCGGTCGCACGCTGGTGGGTTGTGTCGGCTCGGGCGATCTGGAAGTGCTGATCGAACCGGGTCAGGCCGGCAAGCTGACCATCAAGGTGCAGACCTCGGTCAATGGCGCCGAACAACGCTGGCAGCATCTATTTTCGCGGATGTTCGATGGCCAGACTCCGCCAGCGATGGCCATCGATATCCACGACTTCGGTGCGACGCCCGGCGTGGTGCGTTTGCGTCTGGAACAAGGCTTCGAGGAGATCGGCCATGACTGA
- a CDS encoding malonate decarboxylase holo-ACP synthase codes for MVNTFLAHDLLWGMTPEQLPVDAPAWVIESIHAGQPVVVRRALSAPDHIAVGVRGRLREQRFATVMSVDAVSRRVSPEELSHVSIDRDLPAVRTLNQLRPMLDGCGWVWGVSGSAGFELACGVHALHEGSDLDLILRTPQPLDRLKAQALLKILDTSECQVDMQLQTPFGAVALREWAGGARRVLLKNASEACLVMDPWNPQEQAA; via the coding sequence GTGGTGAATACCTTTCTGGCCCACGACCTGCTCTGGGGCATGACCCCGGAGCAGCTGCCGGTGGACGCACCTGCCTGGGTGATCGAGTCGATCCACGCGGGACAGCCAGTGGTGGTTCGGCGTGCGCTGAGTGCGCCGGATCACATCGCGGTCGGGGTGCGTGGGCGATTGCGTGAGCAGCGTTTTGCAACGGTGATGTCGGTCGATGCGGTTTCGCGTCGCGTCAGTCCGGAAGAACTTTCTCACGTCTCGATCGACCGGGATCTTCCGGCAGTGCGCACCCTCAATCAACTGCGGCCGATGCTCGATGGCTGCGGTTGGGTGTGGGGTGTCAGTGGTAGCGCCGGGTTTGAATTGGCCTGCGGTGTCCACGCCTTGCACGAAGGCAGCGATCTCGACTTGATCCTGCGCACACCGCAACCGTTGGATCGCTTGAAGGCGCAGGCACTGCTGAAGATTCTGGACACGTCTGAGTGCCAGGTAGACATGCAATTGCAGACGCCTTTCGGCGCCGTCGCCCTGCGTGAATGGGCTGGTGGTGCACGCCGGGTACTGCTGAAAAATGCCAGTGAAGCCTGTCTGGTGATGGATCCGTGGAACCCGCAGGAGCAAGCAGCTTGA
- the madM gene encoding malonate transporter subunit MadM — MWDLIEKGLEHNGLVTAFAFVGVIMWVSVVLSKRLTFGRIHGSAIAIVIGLVLAWVGGTMTGGQKGLADLTLFSGIGLMGGAMLRDFAIVATAFEVQATEAKKAGLIGVIALLLGTVLPFVVGASIAWAFGYRDAVSMTTIGAGAVTYIVGPVTGAAIGASSDVVALSIATGLIKAILVMVGTPMAARWMGLDNPRSAMVFGGLAGTVSGVTAGLAATDRRLVPYGALTATFHTGLGCLLGPSLLYFIVRGIVG, encoded by the coding sequence ATGTGGGATCTCATCGAGAAAGGTCTGGAACATAACGGTCTGGTCACGGCGTTCGCGTTTGTCGGCGTGATCATGTGGGTGTCGGTGGTGCTGTCCAAACGCCTGACGTTCGGACGGATTCATGGCTCGGCGATTGCCATCGTCATTGGCCTGGTACTGGCCTGGGTTGGCGGGACCATGACCGGCGGGCAAAAAGGCCTGGCGGACCTGACGCTGTTTTCCGGCATCGGTTTGATGGGCGGTGCGATGTTGCGGGATTTCGCCATCGTCGCCACGGCGTTCGAAGTGCAAGCCACCGAAGCGAAAAAGGCCGGGCTGATCGGCGTGATCGCACTGCTGTTGGGCACGGTGCTGCCGTTCGTTGTCGGGGCGAGCATCGCCTGGGCGTTTGGCTACCGCGATGCGGTGAGCATGACCACCATTGGCGCGGGCGCGGTGACGTACATCGTCGGGCCGGTGACCGGGGCGGCAATTGGCGCCAGTTCCGATGTGGTGGCGTTGTCAATTGCCACCGGGTTGATCAAGGCGATTCTGGTGATGGTCGGCACGCCGATGGCAGCGCGCTGGATGGGGCTGGATAATCCGCGTTCGGCGATGGTGTTTGGTGGGTTGGCCGGGACGGTGAGCGGTGTGACGGCCGGGTTGGCGGCGACGGATCGGCGGTTGGTGCCTTATGGCGCGTTGACCGCGACGTTTCATACCGGGCTTGGGTGCTTGCTGGGGCCTTCGTTGTTGTACTTCATTGTTCGGGGGATTGTCGGCTAA